A genomic window from Rhodococcus sp. KBS0724 includes:
- a CDS encoding DUF2537 domain-containing protein translates to MPTRTPWFTGVAVSIFAAMLSTAAVGAFSEGLAHVNVFLAFAVNVIAVAGLAPTVWRWRAVPIWRWVVYGAVVGIPLGWIAAIA, encoded by the coding sequence ATGCCGACCAGAACTCCCTGGTTCACCGGCGTTGCGGTATCGATCTTCGCCGCAATGCTGTCCACCGCCGCGGTAGGCGCGTTCAGTGAGGGCCTGGCACACGTCAACGTGTTTCTTGCCTTTGCTGTCAACGTCATCGCAGTGGCCGGTTTGGCTCCCACCGTGTGGCGGTGGCGGGCCGTTCCCATCTGGCGATGGGTGGTTTACGGTGCCGTAGTAGGTATTCCGTTGGGGTGGATAGCCGCGATCGCCTGA
- a CDS encoding TetR/AcrR family transcriptional regulator, translated as MVKRPSSEERREQIAEAVWRVVRRDGMAAASVRTVADEAGMSTGSLRHFFATQSELLLFAMELVSLRVENRIADIEFDPDIRRAIRQFADQFVPLDPDRREEMQVWEAFAAASRTEPDLAVVRDRTDQTLFGHFRQFVEALSDAGFLRSGSSVDSEAMRLHALVDGLAAHGVNNPERVNRAAITEVLDAHFASLITSAGSSD; from the coding sequence GTGGTGAAACGACCCAGTTCCGAAGAGCGGCGTGAACAGATCGCTGAAGCCGTCTGGCGTGTGGTCAGACGCGACGGGATGGCCGCGGCCAGTGTCCGCACCGTCGCCGACGAGGCAGGCATGTCCACAGGTTCACTGCGGCATTTCTTCGCGACTCAATCCGAGCTCCTGCTCTTCGCCATGGAATTGGTCTCACTCCGCGTCGAGAACCGAATCGCCGACATCGAGTTCGATCCCGACATCAGGCGGGCCATACGCCAATTTGCCGACCAATTTGTTCCCCTCGACCCTGACCGCCGCGAAGAAATGCAGGTCTGGGAAGCCTTCGCCGCCGCATCGCGAACCGAACCGGATTTGGCGGTGGTCAGGGACCGGACGGATCAAACCCTGTTCGGGCACTTCCGGCAGTTCGTCGAGGCCCTGAGTGACGCGGGTTTTCTTCGGTCCGGGAGTTCCGTCGACAGTGAAGCGATGCGTCTGCACGCGCTGGTCGACGGCCTCGCCGCGCACGGCGTCAACAATCCGGAGAGGGTGAACCGCGCTGCGATCACCGAGGTACTCGACGCCCATTTTGCATCACTGATCACCTCAGCCGGGAGCAGTGACTGA
- a CDS encoding NCS2 family permease, translating into MAAPGKILDTYFKISERGSTISTEVRGGVVSFVAMAYIVVLNPLILGSFSADDAVAKTDVLGNILPVNQVAAVTALVAGLMSIAFGIIANYPFAIAAGLGINSLLAVTIAPQVTWPEAMGLVVIDGIIIVVLALTGFRTAVFNAIPNALKSAIAAGIGMFIAFIGLVDAGFVRRIPDAAGTTVPVGLGINGSIASWPTAVFIFGVLIMGVLVVRKVRGGLLIGIIATTILAAIIEAVADVGPSLGTNPKGWNLSVPAIPDMFGGMPDLSLVGEFSLFGAFTRIGVLAASLLVFTLVLANFFDAMGTMTGLGKEAGLTDKDGNLPNVGKALVVEGAGAIVGGGASASSNTVFVESASGIAEGARTGLANVVTGLLFLVAMFLTPLYSVVPIEAAAPALVIVGALMIGQVRDIDFTQFSVALPAFLTMIVMPFTYSIANGIGVGFISWVVLHSATGGAKKIHPLLWIVAALFVAYFTVGPITDALT; encoded by the coding sequence ATGGCGGCACCCGGGAAAATTCTCGATACGTATTTCAAGATCAGTGAACGCGGATCAACGATCTCCACGGAGGTTCGCGGCGGTGTTGTCTCGTTTGTCGCGATGGCGTACATCGTGGTTCTCAACCCGCTGATCCTCGGTAGCTTCTCGGCGGATGACGCCGTCGCAAAAACCGACGTCCTCGGAAACATCCTGCCGGTCAACCAGGTGGCCGCGGTCACCGCGCTGGTTGCCGGCCTGATGAGCATCGCGTTCGGCATCATCGCGAACTATCCGTTTGCGATCGCGGCCGGCCTCGGTATCAACAGCCTGCTCGCCGTCACGATCGCCCCGCAGGTCACGTGGCCGGAAGCCATGGGCCTCGTGGTCATCGACGGCATCATCATCGTCGTGTTGGCGCTCACAGGTTTCCGAACCGCAGTGTTCAACGCGATTCCCAACGCACTCAAGTCGGCCATTGCCGCCGGTATCGGCATGTTCATCGCGTTCATCGGCCTGGTCGACGCCGGATTTGTCCGTCGTATTCCCGACGCTGCAGGTACGACGGTTCCCGTCGGACTCGGCATCAACGGTTCCATCGCGTCGTGGCCGACTGCGGTCTTCATCTTCGGTGTTCTCATCATGGGTGTGCTCGTGGTGCGCAAGGTTCGTGGTGGCCTACTCATCGGCATCATCGCCACGACCATCCTGGCCGCGATCATCGAGGCTGTTGCCGACGTCGGACCGTCGCTCGGAACCAACCCCAAGGGCTGGAACCTCAGTGTTCCCGCGATTCCCGACATGTTCGGTGGCATGCCCGACCTCAGCCTGGTCGGCGAATTCAGCCTCTTCGGCGCGTTCACCCGGATCGGTGTTCTGGCGGCCAGCCTCCTCGTGTTCACGCTGGTTCTCGCGAACTTCTTCGACGCCATGGGCACGATGACGGGACTCGGCAAGGAAGCCGGACTGACGGACAAGGACGGCAATCTCCCCAACGTCGGTAAGGCACTCGTCGTGGAAGGTGCCGGTGCCATCGTCGGCGGTGGCGCATCTGCGTCGTCGAACACGGTGTTCGTGGAGTCGGCGTCCGGCATCGCGGAAGGCGCTCGTACCGGTCTGGCAAACGTGGTGACGGGTCTGCTGTTCCTGGTCGCGATGTTCCTGACACCGCTGTACTCGGTGGTGCCGATCGAGGCCGCAGCGCCGGCTCTCGTCATCGTCGGTGCGTTGATGATCGGTCAGGTTCGCGACATCGACTTCACGCAGTTCTCGGTTGCGCTTCCCGCGTTCCTGACCATGATCGTGATGCCGTTCACCTACTCGATCGCCAACGGCATCGGCGTCGGATTCATCTCCTGGGTAGTCCTGCACTCGGCTACCGGCGGGGCCAAGAAGATCCACCCGTTGCTGTGGATCGTTGCGGCTCTGTTCGTTGCGTACTTCACCGTCGGGCCGATTACCGACGCCCTGACGTAA
- a CDS encoding DUF6928 family protein has protein sequence MAARVSTIWFVDNNDVRAELSLYPQPDQAAALAIAQRLHPGKEFESLGPHPLSIAATVQPGYLFIGTYENISVVASAELSAFLPSELPESWLLSPPSPLTFLVSSSPDRAQGSFAVWENGQLRRSFSALPIDIVENIGIPQTWELPYWSGEHPLRYPPGILPDPQALPFHPQQFAEAANAEWLGFRYTGTPHDGDLDKTQILLWGFKIHQKSEVPKTTPPAPKPAEPPIAASQPEKLPKSAPTPTRPEEPVVVAPEADPPITEPKANEPKARTPERVAPQPVTPRPVTPRPVAPASIQPEFTDALEVPEEPNPEAATPEPKKRNRLARYFGFH, from the coding sequence GTGGCTGCACGTGTTTCAACAATTTGGTTTGTCGACAACAATGACGTTCGCGCTGAACTGAGTCTGTACCCGCAACCCGACCAGGCCGCAGCACTCGCGATTGCGCAGCGACTGCACCCCGGCAAAGAGTTCGAGTCTCTCGGCCCCCACCCACTGTCGATCGCTGCGACCGTACAACCCGGCTATCTCTTCATCGGCACCTACGAGAACATCAGCGTTGTCGCCAGTGCCGAGTTGAGTGCGTTCCTTCCTTCGGAACTTCCTGAGTCCTGGCTACTTTCGCCGCCCAGCCCGCTCACCTTCCTCGTCAGCTCGTCACCCGACCGCGCGCAGGGGTCCTTTGCCGTATGGGAAAACGGTCAGCTGCGACGCTCGTTCAGCGCGCTCCCGATCGACATCGTCGAGAACATCGGCATCCCACAAACCTGGGAGTTGCCCTACTGGTCGGGCGAGCACCCCTTGCGTTATCCCCCAGGCATTTTGCCCGATCCTCAAGCACTGCCGTTTCATCCCCAGCAGTTCGCCGAGGCCGCCAACGCGGAGTGGCTGGGATTCCGTTACACGGGCACGCCGCACGACGGCGATCTCGACAAGACTCAAATCCTGTTGTGGGGCTTCAAGATTCACCAGAAATCGGAAGTGCCGAAAACGACACCGCCGGCACCCAAGCCTGCGGAGCCTCCGATCGCAGCATCCCAACCGGAGAAGCTCCCGAAATCTGCTCCGACACCCACGCGGCCGGAAGAACCGGTTGTTGTTGCGCCCGAAGCGGATCCGCCGATCACCGAACCGAAGGCCAACGAACCGAAGGCCCGGACACCTGAACGCGTCGCACCTCAGCCTGTCACACCTCGGCCTGTCACACCTCGGCCTGTCGCCCCCGCGTCCATTCAACCCGAGTTCACCGATGCACTGGAAGTCCCCGAAGAGCCCAACCCCGAGGCCGCAACCCCCGAACCGAAGAAGCGCAACCGTCTGGCGCGATACTTCGGCTTCCACTGA
- a CDS encoding MarR family winged helix-turn-helix transcriptional regulator, with protein MTTETRALASDLSLAVVRLSRHLRGRRADAQVSLTQLSAVATLSQEGPMTPGALAAREKVQPPSMTRVVASLAELGLVQRSPHPTDGRQIIVTLSDAGVALLADETHAREAWMNEKLSDLSAEDLATLRGAVEIITKIVSASE; from the coding sequence GTGACCACCGAAACTCGAGCGCTCGCCAGTGATCTGTCATTGGCGGTTGTGCGTCTGAGCAGGCATCTGCGAGGACGACGGGCCGATGCGCAGGTATCCCTGACACAGCTGTCCGCTGTGGCGACACTCTCGCAAGAGGGACCGATGACCCCAGGTGCACTCGCGGCGCGAGAGAAGGTGCAGCCGCCTTCGATGACCAGGGTGGTGGCGTCCCTCGCCGAACTGGGGTTGGTGCAGCGTTCACCGCATCCCACGGACGGTCGTCAGATCATCGTGACCCTGTCCGATGCGGGTGTGGCACTACTGGCCGACGAGACTCACGCCCGTGAGGCCTGGATGAACGAGAAACTCTCCGACTTGAGCGCCGAGGATCTTGCCACGCTTCGCGGCGCCGTCGAGATCATCACCAAGATCGTCAGCGCCTCCGAATAG
- a CDS encoding MFS transporter, which yields MFAALRNRNYRLWASGQIVSLVGTWMQRIAQDWLVLTLSDGNALAVGIVMALQFGPTLFLSVWGGVLADRYDKRRILIFTQWASALCALVMGVLDVGGFVALWHVYLIAFALGCVSAVDAPVRQSFTIEMVGKEHLSNAIALNSMTFNTARIIGPAISGVLINLIGTGWVFLLNVATFGGVLVALALMNAKELVPSDPTPRAKGQVRDGFRYVWGRKDLRVIMVSVFMVSTFGLNFPISLAVMARTTFDRGADAYGLLSTTLAVGTLAGAAYAARRKDAPRLRTFLSAAAAFGLFEIAVGLMPTYPLVALMLIPTGALTLTFTTSAMNILQMSVPSEMRGRVMGIYMLSFLGGTPLGSPMLGWLADAVDPRAPLIIGGAISLVSASLAGVYLLRSEGLKLRLKMPDDGGRLPVFDLRPAVVCDATEQAVEANRAP from the coding sequence ATGTTTGCCGCACTCCGCAACCGTAACTACCGTCTCTGGGCGTCCGGACAGATCGTGTCCTTGGTCGGAACCTGGATGCAACGCATCGCTCAGGACTGGCTGGTTCTGACGCTGTCCGACGGTAATGCGCTGGCAGTCGGCATTGTCATGGCGTTGCAGTTCGGGCCGACGCTGTTCTTGTCCGTGTGGGGTGGCGTCCTTGCCGATCGGTACGACAAGCGACGCATTCTCATCTTCACGCAGTGGGCGAGCGCGCTGTGCGCGTTGGTGATGGGTGTCCTGGACGTCGGCGGATTCGTTGCTCTGTGGCACGTGTATCTGATCGCATTTGCCCTTGGCTGTGTATCGGCGGTGGATGCGCCGGTGCGCCAGTCGTTCACCATCGAAATGGTGGGCAAAGAGCATCTGTCGAACGCAATTGCGTTGAACTCCATGACTTTCAACACCGCACGCATTATCGGACCGGCCATCTCCGGGGTGCTGATCAACCTGATCGGCACGGGTTGGGTGTTCCTGCTCAACGTCGCGACCTTCGGTGGTGTGCTTGTCGCTCTGGCGCTGATGAACGCCAAGGAATTGGTCCCGTCGGATCCGACGCCGCGCGCAAAGGGGCAGGTGCGCGACGGATTCCGATACGTGTGGGGTCGCAAGGACCTGCGAGTCATCATGGTGTCGGTTTTCATGGTCTCGACGTTCGGCTTGAACTTTCCGATCAGCCTGGCGGTGATGGCGCGTACCACGTTCGATCGCGGCGCCGACGCCTACGGATTGCTCTCCACAACCCTCGCGGTCGGTACCTTGGCCGGCGCCGCGTATGCCGCCAGACGCAAGGACGCGCCACGACTGCGAACGTTCCTCAGCGCGGCAGCGGCGTTCGGTCTCTTCGAAATCGCTGTCGGATTGATGCCGACGTACCCGCTGGTGGCGTTGATGCTGATTCCCACCGGTGCACTGACCCTGACCTTCACGACCTCGGCGATGAACATCCTGCAGATGTCGGTGCCGTCGGAGATGCGGGGGCGGGTCATGGGCATCTACATGCTCAGCTTCCTCGGCGGTACGCCACTGGGCAGTCCGATGCTGGGTTGGTTGGCCGACGCCGTCGATCCGCGGGCACCGTTGATCATCGGTGGCGCGATCTCGCTGGTGTCGGCCTCTCTGGCCGGCGTGTACCTCCTGCGCAGCGAGGGCCTGAAACTCCGGTTGAAAATGCCGGACGACGGCGGACGCCTGCCAGTGTTCGACCTGCGTCCGGCCGTCGTCTGTGATGCGACCGAGCAAGCGGTGGAAGCTAACCGCGCGCCGTGA
- a CDS encoding DUF2530 domain-containing protein, producing the protein MNETPNTTTVIDRLSAPAPALVVGTLAWVIATAVVLLSGDRWSGALPICYAGIGVGFLGYSLFWLQRRAARRGSRGAQQGDGLL; encoded by the coding sequence GTGAACGAGACTCCCAACACAACAACCGTTATCGACCGATTGTCCGCACCCGCGCCGGCTCTCGTCGTCGGCACGCTCGCGTGGGTGATCGCCACCGCCGTTGTCCTTCTCAGTGGCGATCGATGGTCGGGGGCACTGCCCATCTGTTACGCCGGGATCGGCGTCGGATTCCTCGGCTACAGCCTGTTCTGGCTCCAGCGCCGCGCTGCCCGCAGAGGTAGTCGAGGTGCACAACAGGGTGACGGCTTGCTCTGA
- a CDS encoding phosphatase PAP2 family protein: MSFDQWVLESAVDQRTQWLVDVVDVITDSGGTLAAWIISTVLTITLLMRGRRIDALLVAGSMLTGLLVMSGLKRVFTRTRPPVPERLIEIDSYSFPSGHAMMTAILATVVAAVIVRLALPRLVRVTVLAALALYTVAVGFSRVYLAAHWMTDVLAGWAFGVIWAGVWILGTSRLRQRRRERQPA; encoded by the coding sequence GTGTCGTTCGATCAGTGGGTGCTCGAGAGTGCCGTCGACCAACGGACGCAGTGGCTGGTCGATGTGGTGGACGTCATCACCGACAGCGGCGGAACGTTGGCCGCCTGGATCATCTCGACGGTCCTGACGATTACCTTGTTGATGCGCGGACGGCGCATCGACGCGCTCCTGGTGGCGGGCTCCATGCTCACCGGACTGCTGGTGATGAGTGGGTTGAAGCGTGTTTTCACGCGAACCCGCCCGCCGGTTCCCGAGCGCCTGATCGAGATCGACTCGTACTCGTTCCCCTCCGGGCACGCGATGATGACGGCGATTCTTGCAACGGTGGTGGCTGCTGTGATCGTTCGGTTGGCGTTGCCTCGGCTCGTTCGGGTCACCGTGCTCGCTGCGCTTGCCCTGTACACCGTCGCTGTCGGGTTTTCCCGTGTCTATCTGGCGGCGCATTGGATGACCGACGTTCTGGCGGGGTGGGCGTTCGGTGTCATCTGGGCAGGTGTGTGGATCCTGGGGACCTCGCGCCTGAGACAGCGCCGCCGCGAACGACAGCCGGCCTGA
- a CDS encoding RNA methyltransferase, whose product MVHVIDISDPADSRLDDFRDLNSSDRRPDLPEGKGLVIAEGVFVTQRLLTSRFEPISLLGVERRLQELADDLDGVDVPFYRTSAEVMAEVVGFHLNRGVLAAASRPAPLAVSDILADARTIAILEGVNDHENLGSMFRNAAGLGVDAVLFGKGCADPLYRRSVRVSMGHVLRVPFAHVEKWPYDLEELRSNGFQLISLTPNPEAVTLAEAMTGDKVALLLGAEGPGLTEHAMRATDIRAKIPMAPGTDSLNVATAAAMAFYERVRTRQ is encoded by the coding sequence GTGGTTCACGTCATCGATATCTCAGATCCAGCCGATTCCAGGCTGGATGACTTTCGCGATCTCAACTCCTCCGATCGTCGACCCGACCTGCCGGAAGGAAAGGGTTTGGTCATCGCGGAGGGGGTATTTGTCACTCAGCGCCTGCTGACCTCACGCTTCGAGCCGATCAGTCTTCTCGGTGTCGAGCGTCGACTGCAGGAACTTGCCGACGACCTCGACGGGGTTGACGTGCCGTTCTATCGAACCAGTGCGGAGGTGATGGCCGAAGTGGTCGGATTCCATCTCAACCGCGGCGTGCTGGCCGCAGCTTCCAGACCGGCGCCCCTTGCTGTCTCGGACATCCTGGCGGACGCGCGAACAATTGCCATCCTCGAAGGTGTCAACGATCACGAAAACCTCGGTTCGATGTTCCGTAACGCCGCGGGACTCGGAGTCGACGCCGTACTTTTCGGAAAGGGCTGCGCAGATCCGCTCTACCGCCGCTCGGTCCGAGTGTCGATGGGGCATGTACTCCGAGTTCCGTTTGCCCATGTCGAGAAGTGGCCGTACGACCTGGAAGAATTGCGCAGCAACGGTTTTCAGCTTATCTCGCTCACGCCCAATCCTGAGGCCGTGACACTGGCCGAAGCGATGACCGGGGACAAGGTAGCTCTCCTGCTCGGCGCCGAGGGCCCTGGTCTGACCGAACATGCCATGCGTGCGACGGATATTCGCGCGAAAATCCCCATGGCTCCGGGTACGGATTCACTCAACGTCGCCACCGCCGCGGCAATGGCCTTCTATGAACGAGTCAGGACCCGGCAGTAA